The Brassica oleracea var. oleracea cultivar TO1000 chromosome C6, BOL, whole genome shotgun sequence genome includes a region encoding these proteins:
- the LOC106297922 gene encoding multiple organellar RNA editing factor 7, mitochondrial-like produces the protein MGSIVRRPSNLTAAAVRFRLAPLLPFSGSSGSVNSDTTRCSELIRVPSLVEGCDYKHWLVLMKPPNGYPPRNDIVQGFIRTLAMALGSIFPFLNSATSVTTLFLRCNYMDGPLPAKELKDLTILEVLDLSENRFSGSIPVTRVICPQEAEIFESTS, from the exons ATGGGGAGCATCGTCAGAAGGCCGTCAAACCTAACGGCAGCAGCCGTCCGGTTTCGACTTGCTCCGTTATTACCGTTCTCCGGAAGTTCTGGTTCCGTTAACTCGGACACGACTCGTTGCTCCGAGTTAATTCGAGTGCCGAGTTTAGTCGAAGGCTGCGACTACAAGCACTGGCTGGTGCTCATGAAGCCTCCCAACGGATACCCACCCCGAAACGACATCGTACAAGGCTTTATCAGAACGCTCGCCATGGCTCTAGGGAG TATCTTTCCCTTTCTTAATTCTGCTACATCAGTCACAACTCTTTTTCTTCGGTGTAACTACATGGATGGCCCTCTTCCTGCTAAAG AACTTAAAGATTTGACAATCTTGGAAGTGCTGGATCTCAGTGAAAACAGATTTAGTGGCTCCATACCAGTTACAAG AGTTATCTGCCCTCAGGAAGCTGAAATCTTTGAATCTACATCATAA